One stretch of Diabrotica undecimpunctata isolate CICGRU chromosome 5, icDiaUnde3, whole genome shotgun sequence DNA includes these proteins:
- the LOC140442501 gene encoding general transcription factor II-I repeat domain-containing protein 2-like, whose product MAEKFNKTAINFSYVEKLDILIQSFQERFSEFKKVKPLLNIFSNPFTISVENVPESMQLEIIDIQNDQDLRNKFNEGDLLNFYRCIDKNMYEELRINALKCASFFGSTYICEQTFSILNNNKTKNRNRLANESLEAVLGVATSKFEPNIKKIVSTMQCHASN is encoded by the coding sequence ATGGCTGAAAAATTCAACAAAACTGCGATTAATTTCAGTTATGTAGAAAAGCTAGATATTTTGATTCAATCTTTTCAAGAAAGATTTTCGGAGTTTAAAAAAGTGAAACCTCTGTTGAACATATTCAGCAATCCTTTCACGATTTCAGTTGAAAATGTGCCAGAGTCAATGCAGTTAGAAATTATCGACATTCAAAACGACCAAGATTTACGCAACAAATTCAACGAAGGAGACTTGCTGAACTTTTACCGCTGCATTGATAAAAATATGTACGAAGAGTTGCGCATAAACGCTCTGAAATGTGCCAGCTTCTttggttctacctatatatgtgaACAAACGTTTTcaatactaaataataataaaacaaaaaatcgaaACCGCCTTGCAAATGAAAGTTTGGAAGCAGTTTTAGGTGTTGCTACAAGTAAATTTGAgccaaatataaaaaagattgtAAGCACTATGCAGTGCCACGcttcaaattaa